The Saprospiraceae bacterium genome includes a window with the following:
- a CDS encoding beta-galactosidase, translating to MKHIYLFFASFIFFGSVAQRDTINLNSGWHFVMDQKAIGISEKWFEQNLPSNRVVNLPHTWNIENENQNHYGWAWYQKKLNIPAEWKNKNVVIRFGAINHTSMIYINGKKVEQNIGDGFNSFSINLNKKLNYGKENVITVGVNNDYGKYKVPYGNSFDWPNDGGIIRKVALLISVKPSAKYILAEPKLDIESNAGNLKLKVGFEEMTTNKDIQLAITIREENQPTKNIIYNATLKPIWQNGIALLNINLSKVNPWHFDFPNLYHIDVKVLNGKHLSDHISATVGFREFKFLRGKTYLNGERIKLMGVEWTSGSNPDFGFAETDSVILSQCKLMKEVNAIFTRQHFQQDELFYDFCDRNGILVQQEVPLWGPETPANDTIRNISMKQLERMIHNFYNHPSIFSWGVGNELRGRDDDMKKMIGELISKARILDSSRHVAYVSNTLTSSFYNNPSFAPDAASDGDYIMMNEYGASWWPVPLGQIHAYLDSVHMSYPDKPFFISEFGLCEPNFKGGDKRRLEDLIYHMAIYESKPYVEGAIYFDLTDYRTHYPGTPENDKFRRRIHGIYDMYGQPKPSMTVLREMSTPVEVQQVRKWKKGKLNLLIFGSIGLPQHNVKGYKLYISEKNQNYTSGKVYNLPDIVPGQQLDFEVDEINDGNVIVTIVRPSGYIVTQKNFYWTEEDK from the coding sequence ATTTTTTGCATCATTTATATTCTTTGGAAGTGTTGCTCAAAGAGATACAATAAATTTAAATTCTGGCTGGCACTTTGTAATGGATCAAAAAGCCATAGGTATTTCTGAAAAATGGTTTGAACAAAATTTACCAAGCAACCGTGTGGTCAATTTACCACACACCTGGAATATTGAAAACGAAAATCAGAATCACTATGGATGGGCCTGGTATCAGAAGAAACTTAACATTCCTGCTGAATGGAAAAACAAGAATGTGGTCATCAGGTTTGGTGCGATCAACCATACTTCCATGATCTATATCAATGGAAAAAAAGTAGAACAGAATATCGGTGATGGGTTCAATAGTTTTAGTATCAATCTCAACAAAAAACTAAATTATGGTAAAGAAAATGTCATCACTGTTGGTGTAAATAATGATTATGGAAAATACAAAGTACCGTATGGCAATTCATTTGATTGGCCCAATGACGGTGGTATTATCCGCAAAGTGGCTTTATTAATAAGTGTTAAACCATCCGCAAAGTACATTCTTGCCGAGCCAAAACTGGACATTGAAAGCAATGCAGGAAACTTAAAATTGAAGGTGGGCTTTGAAGAAATGACTACAAACAAAGATATTCAGTTAGCCATTACGATAAGAGAGGAAAACCAGCCGACTAAAAACATCATATATAATGCGACTTTAAAACCTATTTGGCAAAACGGAATAGCGTTGTTAAACATCAACTTGTCCAAAGTTAATCCATGGCATTTCGACTTTCCAAATCTATATCACATTGATGTAAAAGTACTTAATGGTAAACATTTAAGTGATCATATTTCAGCCACAGTCGGGTTCAGGGAATTTAAGTTTTTAAGAGGTAAAACCTATCTAAATGGGGAACGTATCAAACTTATGGGAGTAGAATGGACATCCGGCAGTAACCCTGATTTTGGATTTGCTGAAACAGATTCTGTCATTTTGAGTCAGTGTAAACTGATGAAAGAAGTTAATGCAATATTTACACGGCAGCATTTTCAACAGGACGAATTGTTTTATGATTTTTGCGATCGAAATGGAATATTAGTACAACAGGAAGTCCCGCTTTGGGGACCTGAAACCCCGGCGAATGATACCATACGTAATATTTCCATGAAGCAACTGGAAAGGATGATTCACAATTTTTACAACCATCCAAGTATCTTTTCATGGGGTGTAGGTAATGAACTACGGGGAAGGGATGATGATATGAAAAAAATGATTGGAGAATTAATTTCAAAAGCCAGAATACTGGATTCATCACGTCATGTAGCATATGTCAGCAATACCCTTACAAGTAGCTTTTACAACAATCCATCATTTGCACCAGACGCAGCAAGTGACGGTGATTATATCATGATGAATGAATATGGGGCAAGTTGGTGGCCGGTACCATTGGGTCAAATTCATGCCTACCTGGACAGTGTGCATATGAGTTATCCGGATAAACCTTTTTTTATTTCTGAATTTGGATTGTGTGAACCAAATTTCAAAGGTGGCGACAAGAGGCGACTTGAAGACCTAATTTATCATATGGCAATATACGAAAGCAAACCCTATGTAGAGGGAGCAATTTATTTTGACCTGACAGATTATCGGACCCACTATCCCGGTACACCTGAAAATGATAAATTCAGAAGGAGGATTCACGGCATATATGATATGTATGGTCAGCCTAAACCTTCAATGACTGTACTCAGGGAAATGTCAACACCAGTCGAAGTGCAGCAAGTGAGGAAATGGAAGAAAGGCAAGTTGAACTTATTAATTTTTGGCAGTATAGGTTTGCCTCAACATAATGTAAAAGGATATAAACTCTACATCTCAGAAAAAAATCAAAATTATACATCAGGAAAAGTATATAATCTGCCTGATATCGTACCAGGCCAGCAACTGGACTTTGAAGTGGATGAAATAAATGATGGTAATGTGATAGTGACCATAGTCCGTCCTTCGGGATATATTGTGACTCAAAAGAACTTTTATTGGACAGAAGAAGACAAGTAA